CCCGCAAGGACCTCGTGACGCTGGCTGCAAGACAGCACAACCGCACCGTCAAAATCCCTGCGGAGCGCGGGGAAATTCTGGACCGCAACTACCAGCCCCTCGCGAAAACGGTGCAGGGCTACAACGTTTGCGCGACCTCGGCGAGGGCCGCCGACGATCCCCTGAAATTCGCCACCGTATGCAACATACTGGGGCTCGACAGGCCCAAGACCCTGGAACTCGTCACGAAGAGAAACAAGGCGGCTACGCAGCTCAAGACGAAGATCACCCCGGCCGAGGCTGACCAGATCCGCGCCGTGGATTCCGATTTCATCACCGTGGACGTACAGCCTACCCGCTATTACCCCAAGGGGGACCTTGCCGGACAGATTATCGGCGCAGTGCGGGACGGCGACAAACCCATAGGGGGCATCGAGTACAAATACGACGACGTGCTAAAGGGCAGGGATTTCGCCGTGCGGACAAAGCGCATCGGCGACACCAGAAACCTGCTCGAAAGCGTGCCGGATCTTGAGAAAGCCAAGGGCTCTTCGGTCGTCCTCACCATCGACGAGGAGATACAGCACGTAGCGCAGAGCGAGCTGGACAAGACGGTCGAAAAATATCAGGCCAAGGGCGGGAACGCGATCGTAATGGACGTGGCCACGGGCGAGATTCTCGCAATGGCGCAGGCGCCCGCCCTCAACCCGAATCAGTACTCGAAGGCGCCTCTGGAGCAGAGGGTCATTCAGGCGGTGACCAACGTCTACGAGCCCGGCTCGACGATGAAGGGCATCTTCCTCTCCGTCTATCTGGACGAAAAGGGCCACTCGATCACCGACTCGGTCTACTGCGAGGGCGGAAAGTGGAGGGTGTACGACTACACGATCCACGATCACGGCGGACATGGAACCCTTACGGTGCCGGAGGTGCTGGAGGTCTCCAGCAATATCGGCGTGGGCAAGCTCTCGCAGAGGATTTCCCGCGCCCAGTTCTACGAGGGGCTAAAGCGCTTCGGCCTGGGAACGCCGACGGGAGTCGACCTTTCCGCCGAATCGAGGGGGATACTGCACGCCCCCGAGAAGTGGTCGGGCATGACGAGCATCAACATGGCCTTCGGCCAAGGCGTTTCCGTCACCCCGCTCCAGCTTTTGACCGCCTATGCGGCGATAGCGAACGGCGGGGTCAGAATGAAGCCCCGGATCGTCAGGGAGATACTGGACGTCGAGGGAAAAGCGGTGCGGACCTTCGAGCCGGAACCGGCCGGGACCGCGATTTCAGCCAAAACCGCCCAGACCATCTCTTCCATGCTCGAAAGGGTCGTCTACGGGGACCGTGGCACAGGCAAGCTCGCAAAGGTTCCCGGGTACAGGGTAGCGGGCAAGACCGGCACCGCGTGGCAGACCGATCCGGCCACCGGAAGGTATGACAAACGGAGGGTCGTAGCCAGTTTTATCGGCTTCGCTCCGAGCCGGAACCCGAAGATAGCCGTTCTGGTCACCATCGACCGCCCCGACACGCGGCTTGGCGAATACGGCGGCACCCTCGCGGCTCCGGTCTTCAGTTCCATCTGCCGCCAGGCGCTGCCCACGCTTGGGGCGAAGCCCGATCTGGAGGAAAAGGAAGAGGAGAAACCCGCTCCGAAAGTGGCGAAGAAAACGATGGAAGACGCCCCGGAGGAGCCGCCGGAGTACCCCGCCGAAAACCTCACCTCGGGAGCGATGCCCGATCTCGCGGGGCTCCCCATGCGCGAGGCGCTTCGCCGTCTGGAACAGTCCGGCGTGCCGGTCGCGCTGGAGATAAAGGGATTCGGATTTTTACAGCGCCAGACGCCCCCTCCGGGAGAATCTCTTCTCCCGGAGACGGTGTGCGTTCTGGAATTTATCGACGCCATCTGATGAAGCCCATAGCCGCCGGAAAAACCGGCAGAAGCAAAAAACGTTGAGACTCTCGGTCATAGCAGCCCAGTTGCCGGGCGTAATTAAAGGTCCCGCCTCCGACCCGGAGGTAACGGGAGTGGTCTGCGACTCGCGGCAGGTCCGGGGAGGCTCTTTGTTCGCGGCCATAAGCGGCGAGAAGACCGACGGCCACAACTTCCTCGAAAACGCGGCGAAGCTCGGCGCGGTAGCCTGCATCGTGGAGCGGGAGGACGCAGACACCTTCGGGATGGCGCGGATACTTGTGGAAGACGCCGAGGAAGCTCTCGGCTGGGCCGCTTCGGCCTTTTTCGGCCACCCTTCGCGCTCCCTGACCCTCGTCGGCATCACCGGGACCAACGGCAAGACCACCACGGCCCACCTGATCCAGCAGATTTTGAGGGAAGCGGGCATCAGTGCGGGCAGAATGGGCACGGTGGGCAACTCCTACCCCTCCGGCGCGGAGGAGGACTCCCCCCTGACCACCCCGGACGCCCCGGCCCTTCAGGCGATTCTGGCCCGGATGGTCCGGGAGGGGGCTCAGGCGGTGGTGGCCGAGATAAGCTCCCACGCCCTGATGCGAAAGCGTACGGCGGGGTGCTCCTTCGCCTGCACCGTCTTCACTAATCTCACGCAGGACCATCTGGATTTTCACGGCTCGATGGAGGAATACTTCCAGGCCAAGAAGATGCTTTTCACCGATTACCCGCGCCTCGTGGAGGCGGTGGTCAACGTGGACGACCCCTGGGGCAGGATGCTCGCCTCGGAGCTCGGCGGCCACGTCGTGACCTTCGGGCTGGAGAGCGGCGACATACGATTCGAGGCCTCCCGCTACGACGCCGGAGGGATAACCGGGACGATCCTCTATCCGGGCGGCGAGGAGCCGATATCCCTGCCCCTCACCGGCTCCTTCAACGCCCAGAATTCGGCGGCGGCGCTGGGGGTGGCGTGGGCGCTCGGGCTGGACTTCAAAAAGGTGGTAAAGGCCCTTGAAAACGCGCCCCAGACTCCGGGGAGGCTTGAAAAGGTCGAAAACACCCTCGGCATAGGGGTCTACGTGGACTACGCCCACACCCCCGACGCCCTCTCAAGAGTGCTGGAATCCGTCCGGCCTCTTACCCGCGGGCGGCTTTTCTGCGTCTTCGGCTGCGGAGGAGACCGCGACAGGACCAAGCGGCCCCTGATGGCGAAAGCCGCCGCCGAGTGGGCCGACGTACTGGTCCTGACCGCCGACAACTCCCGCTCGGAGGAGACAAACCTGATCCTCGATTCCATCGAGGCCGGGATTCCGCCCGAGTGGCGAAAGGTTTCCGGCGGCCTCCTCTCGGGGTGCAGGGAGTACGCGCGCATCGAGGACAGGGAAGAGGCGATAGGGTGGGCGGTGAAGGCCGCAGCCCCCGGCGACATAGTCATAGTGGCCGGGAAGGGCCACGAGACCTATCAGATCTTCAGGGATCGGACCGACAGGTTCGACGACCGGGAAAAGGCTCTTAATTTTCTCGGCCAGAGGGGCGGGCTGTGAAATTCCTCCTCTCCGAGGCGCTCGCGGCCACCGGCGGCGCGCTGCTTCGAGGGGAAGGCGCGGACACTGTTTTTACCGGGGTCAGTACCGACACGCGAAAGGAGCTTGAGGGAACGCTTTTCGTGGCCCTTCCGGGAGAGCGCTTCGACGCGCACGACTTTCTGGACAAGGCGGTTTCGGGCGGAGCTTCCGGTCTTCTGGTCTCGAAAGACACCGGCTCAAAAGCCGCCGCCGTAATAAAGGTCCCCGACACCCTCGCCGCCCTCGGCTCTCTCGGGCGGATGGCGCGAAGGAAGGCGGGGTTCAGGCTGGCGGCGGTGACCGGAAGCTTCGGGAAGACGACGACAAAGGAGTTGGCCCTCAGGCTGCTTAGGGGAGCGGGCGTGAAGACGCTCGGCACGCCCGGCAACCTCAACAACCTCATCGGCCTTCCCCTGACTCTTCTGGGAGCCGTGGGGGACGAGAAGTTCGCGGTTGTCGAGCTCGGCATTTCGGTCCCGGAAGAGATGGAAAAGCTCGCCAATATCTGCGAGCCCGACGTAGCCCTCGTCACCGGCGTGGGCCCGGCCCATACCGAGGGGCTTGGCGACGTGGAGGGAGTTGCGCGGGAGAAGCTGGCCATCGCCGGAGGACTTAAAAGCGGCGGAACCCTGATTCTGCCCCACGGGGACCCGGCAATCGAAAAGGCCGCCGAAAAGCTACGGAAAGACATAAGGGTCGTGACCTTCGGCTGGGAAAAGGGGGCTGATTTCCGGGGCGAAGGGTATGAGTCGCTCGGGGAGAAAGGAAGTTCCTTCTACGTCGGCGGAAGAAAGATTTTTTTGCCCCTGCCGGGCAGGCACAACGCCACGAACGGACTCGCGGCGCTCGCTCTGGTCGCGGAACTTGGCGTTTCTCTTCCTCCGGGGGAGGAACCTTTCGGCAGGGAGGGAGCGGCTTCTCTGCGCGGCGAGATTGTCGCCGGACCGAGGGGCTCGAACCTTCTGGTGGACTGCTACAACGCCAACCCCGGAGCGGTAAGGGCGGCGCTCGACACTCTCGCCGACCTCGCCGGAGGCAGGAGAAAGATTCTGGTCCTCGGGGACATGCGGGAACTGGGAGCGCTGAGCGCAAAGGAACACGCCTCGATAGGCGGCTACGCCGTCGAAAAGGGCGTAAGCGAGATGTTCCTCCTCGGCCCGGAGACTGTTCACACCGCCGAGGCGGCGAGGAAGGCAGGGCTTCCCGCCGGAAAAATACACATGGCCGGGAGCGTTGAATCCCTGTCCGAAGAGCTTCCGGCCGTCCTCGGCAAGGGCGACTGGGTACTGATAAAGGGGAGCAGGGCGCACAAACTCGACCTCCTCCTCCTCGGCCTTTTGCGCAGCAAGCGGGATTAAGAAGGAAGCATGCTCTATAAACTCATTTTCCTTTTTCAGGATACCTTCGGGGCGATTAACGTCTTTCGTTACATCACCTTCCGTACGGTTCTGGGCATGCTCACCTCGCTCCTTATCTCCCTCCTTCTCGGGCCGAGGGTGATAGAGCTTCTGCGAAAACTGCACGTCGGCGACGTAAACCGCAAATACACGCCGCAAGAGCACAGCGCCACGAAGAAGGCCACCCCGACGATGGGCGGCGTGCTCATACTCTTCTCCCTCGCCGTAGCGGTAATAGCGTGGGGCGATCCCGGCCACCGGCAGATATGGACGGCGCTCTTCGTGACCCTGGGCTTCGGCGTCGTCGGTTTTCTTGACGATTACCTGAAAGTGAGCAAGAAAAATTCCGCCGGAGTCTCCGCGCGGGTGAAGATGCTCTCGATGATAGTCATAGCCGCGCTGGGCTGCGGCTTTCTTATGACCGAACCCGGCTTCAACACCCGGCTGGTCTTCCCCTTCCTCAAGAACGTGCAGCCCGATCTCGGCCTCTGGTATCTGCCCTTCGCCGTCTTCGTGGTCGTCGGCGCGGGCAACGCGGTGAACCTTACGGACGGGCTCGACGGCCTCGCGACCGGCCCGGTCATCATCTCCTCGATCACCTTCACCGTCTTTTGCTACGCGGCGGGCAACGCGAGGATAGCCGAATACCTCCAGATTCCCTTCGTCGCCGGGGCGGGCGACGTCGCAATCTTCACCGCGGCGATGGCGGGGGCGGCGCTGGGCTTTTTGTGGTTCAACGCCTACCCCGCGCAGGTCTTCATGGGCGACGTGGGAAGCCTCGCCCTTGGCGGCGCGCTGGGAATGGCGGCGGTGATAAGCAAATTCGAGATAGTTCTGGCGATAGTCGGTGGCGTCTTCGTGATGGAGGCGATGAGCGTAATAATCCAGGTCGGCTACTTCAAGAGGACCAAAAAACGCATCTTCCTCATGGCTCCCATCCACCACCATTTCGAGAAGAAGGGGTGGCACGAGCCCAAGATAACCGTGCGCTTCTGGATAATCTCCATAATCCTGGCCCTTATCGGCCTTGCGACACTGAAGATACGATGAAAAAAAGCGAACTTGAAAAACTGCGGGTGCTGGTCGCCGGAGGAGGTTCGAGCGGCAGGGGCGCCGCGCGCTTCCTGCTCGGGCGCGCCGGGGAGGTGATTCTCGCGGACGACAAGCCGAAGGAGTCGCTCGGCCCGGAGACTCTGGCGCTCGAAAGCGAAGGCGTCGTCATCACCGGCGGCGGGCTGGAGCGGGCGGGCAAGTGCTTCGGCCTTTGCGTGCTCAGCCCCGGCATAAGCCTCTACGACGCGAGGATTCAGGCGCTCGCACAGTCCGGAGTAGAGGTAATAAGCGAGGTAGAGCTGGCGTCCAGATACCTTTCCGCCCCGATAATCGGCATAACCGGGACCAACGGCAAGACCACTGTGACGAAGCTTCTCGGCCATATCCTCAAAAGCGCCGAAAAGCGCGTCTTCATCGGCGGAAACGTCGGCACCCCCCTCATCGAGGCGGTGGGCGGCGATTACGAGGTGATAGTGGCGGAGCTTTCGAGCTTCCAGCTCGAAGCCTGCCGTGAGTTTCACCCGGCGGTGTCGGTTTTCCTGAACCTGAAGGGCGACCACCTCGAACGCCACAAAGACCTTCGGGAGTATGGCGACGCCAAGGCGCGAATTTTCACGAACCAGACCGGAGCCGACGCCGCCGTGGTCAACCGGGACGACCCTCTGGTCTGGGAATACGCGAAAAGCTCCGGAGCGACGATTATCCCCTACTCGGTAAAGGGGCCGCTCGGCGTCGGAGGCTGGAAGGAGGGCGAGGAGGCCGTGATTCTGATGCCGGGAAACGACGGCGTCCGCCTGCCCCTCTCCTGCCTGAAACTCCGGGGCCTCCACAACGTCGAAAACGTCCTCGCCGCCGTCCTCGCCGCAGCGATAGCGGGGGTGGACCCCGTCGAAGCGTGGGAGAGCGCCTGTGAATTCAAGGGACTGCCCCACCGCATCGAGGAGTTCCTGAAATGGAGGGGAATCACCTTCATCGACGACTCCAAGGCCACGAACGTGGACGCCGTGGTGAGGGCGCTGGAGACGGTCAAGACCCCCCTGATCCTCCTTGTGGGGGGAATCGACAAGGGCTCGGACTACGCGCCGCTACGGGCGGGGCTCGCCGAAAAGGGAAAGAAGGTGATCATCGTCGGGCCCCACGGCCAGAGGATGGCGAAGGAACTGGAAGGGGCCGCGCCCATTGCTGCCGCCAAAGACTGGCCGGAAGCTGTTCGTATCGCGGTCGAGTCCGCAAGCGAGGGGGATACCGTTCTCCTCAGCCCCGCCGCCGCCAGCTTCGATTTTTTCACCGGTTACGCCCAGCGGGGCGAGGTCTTCCAGAAACTCTGCCTCGAAGAGACAAGGAGGCTGGGCGATGGCCAGGATGGAAATTAGTTCCGCCAGATTGCCCGACGTGACGGTAACCGCCGTGGTGGCGCTCCTGACGGTCATCGGCCTCGTCATGGCGTTTTCCACCTCGAAGCTGGTTTCAAGCGGCGACGAGGTGAAGATGGTGACCTCGCACTTCCAGAAGCAGCTGCTCTTCGCCGCGATTGGAATAGCCGCCTACTGGTTCGCCGCGGGGGTCGCCCCGGAGTCGCTGCGCAGGTATTCAATCCTCGGCCTTGTCCTGACCTCGGTGCTACTGGCGCTGGTCCTCTGGTCTCCCCTCGGAGTTATGGCCAACGGCGCTACGAGATGGCTCAAGATCGGCCCCCTGCCGCAGTTCCAGCCCTCGGAGCTGGCGAAGCTGGTGCTGGTCGTCTTCCTCGCCGACAGCCTCGCCCGGCGCGGGCCGGAGAAGATGAAGGATTTTCGCTTCGGCTTTCTGCCGAATCTGCTCATACCGGGGCTTCCCATCGCGCTTGTGGCCCTTGAAAAGGACCTCGGCACGGCGATAGTCATGGTCTCGATAATCTGCGGGATGGTCTTCATAGCGGGAGCGCGGCTAAAGCACCTCGCGGGGCTCATCCTTCTCGCCCTTCTGGGCATCGCAATCGAGATTATCCGCGAGCCCTACCGGGTGAGGCGTATTCTGGCCTTCATGAACCCCGAGGAGCACATGCTGGACAGCGCCTTCCAGCTTACCCAGTCCCAGCTCGCCTTCGCCTCCGGCGGACTTTGGGGCGCCGGGATAGGCTCCGGCCAGCAAAAGCTCTTCTACCTCCCCGAGGCCCACACCGACTTCGTCCTTTCGGTCTGGGGGGAGGAGACCGGGCTCATCGGCACGCTGGTGGTCATCGGGCTCTTCATGGCCCTCACCTGGCGCGGGATAACGATAGGAATCAGGCAGAAAGACCCTTACAGGCGCTTTCTGGCCGTGGGGATAACCGCGTGGCTGGCGATACAGGCCGCGATAAACGCGATGGTGGTGCTGGGAGCGGCCCCGACGAAGGGGCTTCCCCTGCCCTTCCTCTCCTACGGTGGAACCGGCCTCATCGTGACGCTGGCCGCCGCCGGGCTTCTCGCCGGGCTCGCTCGCCCGCTGGAGGAGCCGCTGTGAGACTCCTCATCGCCGGAGGCGGCACCGGAGGGCACCTCTACCCCGGAGTGGCGGTGGCCCAGGAGCTTTTGTCGCGTGAAGGCGGCCACGAAGTGCGTTTCGCGGGAAATTCCAGGGGGCTGGAGGCGAAGGTGCTTCCCTCGCTCGGCCTTTCCATGACACCAATACGCAGCGGCGGCCTCGTGGGGGTCGGAGCGCTCTCGAAGCTCAGGGGAGGCATAAGCACCGTAGCCGGATTCAAGGATTCGGCCGAACTGGTCGCCTCTTTTCGGCCTGACGCCTGCCTCGGGGTCGGCGGGTACGTCTCCTTCCCGGTCGTGGCCTACTGCGCGCTCAGGGGAATTCCCTCGGCGGTGCAGGAGCAGAACGCGGTGGCGGGAGTGACCAACAGGCTTCTGGGGAAGGTGGTCAAGCGCGTCTATCTGGGCGACCCCTCGGCGGCCAAGGATTTTCCCCCGAAGAAGATACTCTGGACCGGGAACCCGCTTCGGCAAAACTTTTCGGCCCCCTTCCCCTACTTCCCGCCAAGGGCGGGCGAGGAGTTCCGGGTGCTGGTGCTGGGCGGCAGTCAGGGCGCGGCGAGCCTCAACCGGATAGTTCCCGAGGCGCTCAGGAGCCTTTCCATACCCGTCTCGGTGGTTCACCAGTGCGGCAAGGGAAAGGAAGAGGGGGTCGCCGGAGCTTACGAGGGCGTAGCCGGGATTCACGTAATACCGTTCATCGACGAGATGGCCAAGGCTTACGCCTGGGCGCACCTCGTCATCGCGCGGGCGGGGGCGCTGACGCTGGCCGAGCTTGCCGCCGTCGGCCGACCGGCGATACTGATTCCCTTCCCCTTCGCCGCCGGAAACCATCAGGAGGCGAACGCCCTCTCGGCGCAGGAAAAGGGAGCGGCGATCTGCGTGACCGAAAAAGAGCTCGACGCGCCCAAGATAGCCGCGCTGGTGGAAGGGTTCTCCGTCGACTCCTCGATCCTCGAAAAGATGGCGGAGAGCGCCGCCCAAAGCGCCAAAAGACGCGCGGCGGCGGACATAGTGGACGACCTCTTGCGGCTCTCGGGCCGGGGAGACAGGTAAGGCCGATGTTCAAAACTGACCGGAAGATTCA
The sequence above is a segment of the bacterium genome. Coding sequences within it:
- a CDS encoding UDP-N-acetylmuramoyl-L-alanyl-D-glutamate--2,6-diaminopimelate ligase, encoding MRLSVIAAQLPGVIKGPASDPEVTGVVCDSRQVRGGSLFAAISGEKTDGHNFLENAAKLGAVACIVEREDADTFGMARILVEDAEEALGWAASAFFGHPSRSLTLVGITGTNGKTTTAHLIQQILREAGISAGRMGTVGNSYPSGAEEDSPLTTPDAPALQAILARMVREGAQAVVAEISSHALMRKRTAGCSFACTVFTNLTQDHLDFHGSMEEYFQAKKMLFTDYPRLVEAVVNVDDPWGRMLASELGGHVVTFGLESGDIRFEASRYDAGGITGTILYPGGEEPISLPLTGSFNAQNSAAALGVAWALGLDFKKVVKALENAPQTPGRLEKVENTLGIGVYVDYAHTPDALSRVLESVRPLTRGRLFCVFGCGGDRDRTKRPLMAKAAAEWADVLVLTADNSRSEETNLILDSIEAGIPPEWRKVSGGLLSGCREYARIEDREEAIGWAVKAAAPGDIVIVAGKGHETYQIFRDRTDRFDDREKALNFLGQRGGL
- a CDS encoding UDP-N-acetylmuramoyl-tripeptide--D-alanyl-D-alanine ligase, which produces MKFLLSEALAATGGALLRGEGADTVFTGVSTDTRKELEGTLFVALPGERFDAHDFLDKAVSGGASGLLVSKDTGSKAAAVIKVPDTLAALGSLGRMARRKAGFRLAAVTGSFGKTTTKELALRLLRGAGVKTLGTPGNLNNLIGLPLTLLGAVGDEKFAVVELGISVPEEMEKLANICEPDVALVTGVGPAHTEGLGDVEGVAREKLAIAGGLKSGGTLILPHGDPAIEKAAEKLRKDIRVVTFGWEKGADFRGEGYESLGEKGSSFYVGGRKIFLPLPGRHNATNGLAALALVAELGVSLPPGEEPFGREGAASLRGEIVAGPRGSNLLVDCYNANPGAVRAALDTLADLAGGRRKILVLGDMRELGALSAKEHASIGGYAVEKGVSEMFLLGPETVHTAEAARKAGLPAGKIHMAGSVESLSEELPAVLGKGDWVLIKGSRAHKLDLLLLGLLRSKRD
- a CDS encoding phospho-N-acetylmuramoyl-pentapeptide-transferase — translated: MLYKLIFLFQDTFGAINVFRYITFRTVLGMLTSLLISLLLGPRVIELLRKLHVGDVNRKYTPQEHSATKKATPTMGGVLILFSLAVAVIAWGDPGHRQIWTALFVTLGFGVVGFLDDYLKVSKKNSAGVSARVKMLSMIVIAALGCGFLMTEPGFNTRLVFPFLKNVQPDLGLWYLPFAVFVVVGAGNAVNLTDGLDGLATGPVIISSITFTVFCYAAGNARIAEYLQIPFVAGAGDVAIFTAAMAGAALGFLWFNAYPAQVFMGDVGSLALGGALGMAAVISKFEIVLAIVGGVFVMEAMSVIIQVGYFKRTKKRIFLMAPIHHHFEKKGWHEPKITVRFWIISIILALIGLATLKIR
- the murD gene encoding UDP-N-acetylmuramoyl-L-alanine--D-glutamate ligase, producing MKKSELEKLRVLVAGGGSSGRGAARFLLGRAGEVILADDKPKESLGPETLALESEGVVITGGGLERAGKCFGLCVLSPGISLYDARIQALAQSGVEVISEVELASRYLSAPIIGITGTNGKTTVTKLLGHILKSAEKRVFIGGNVGTPLIEAVGGDYEVIVAELSSFQLEACREFHPAVSVFLNLKGDHLERHKDLREYGDAKARIFTNQTGADAAVVNRDDPLVWEYAKSSGATIIPYSVKGPLGVGGWKEGEEAVILMPGNDGVRLPLSCLKLRGLHNVENVLAAVLAAAIAGVDPVEAWESACEFKGLPHRIEEFLKWRGITFIDDSKATNVDAVVRALETVKTPLILLVGGIDKGSDYAPLRAGLAEKGKKVIIVGPHGQRMAKELEGAAPIAAAKDWPEAVRIAVESASEGDTVLLSPAAASFDFFTGYAQRGEVFQKLCLEETRRLGDGQDGN
- the ftsW gene encoding putative lipid II flippase FtsW; the protein is MARMEISSARLPDVTVTAVVALLTVIGLVMAFSTSKLVSSGDEVKMVTSHFQKQLLFAAIGIAAYWFAAGVAPESLRRYSILGLVLTSVLLALVLWSPLGVMANGATRWLKIGPLPQFQPSELAKLVLVVFLADSLARRGPEKMKDFRFGFLPNLLIPGLPIALVALEKDLGTAIVMVSIICGMVFIAGARLKHLAGLILLALLGIAIEIIREPYRVRRILAFMNPEEHMLDSAFQLTQSQLAFASGGLWGAGIGSGQQKLFYLPEAHTDFVLSVWGEETGLIGTLVVIGLFMALTWRGITIGIRQKDPYRRFLAVGITAWLAIQAAINAMVVLGAAPTKGLPLPFLSYGGTGLIVTLAAAGLLAGLARPLEEPL
- the murG gene encoding undecaprenyldiphospho-muramoylpentapeptide beta-N-acetylglucosaminyltransferase; protein product: MRLLIAGGGTGGHLYPGVAVAQELLSREGGHEVRFAGNSRGLEAKVLPSLGLSMTPIRSGGLVGVGALSKLRGGISTVAGFKDSAELVASFRPDACLGVGGYVSFPVVAYCALRGIPSAVQEQNAVAGVTNRLLGKVVKRVYLGDPSAAKDFPPKKILWTGNPLRQNFSAPFPYFPPRAGEEFRVLVLGGSQGAASLNRIVPEALRSLSIPVSVVHQCGKGKEEGVAGAYEGVAGIHVIPFIDEMAKAYAWAHLVIARAGALTLAELAAVGRPAILIPFPFAAGNHQEANALSAQEKGAAICVTEKELDAPKIAALVEGFSVDSSILEKMAESAAQSAKRRAAADIVDDLLRLSGRGDR